One window of Magallana gigas chromosome 2, xbMagGiga1.1, whole genome shotgun sequence genomic DNA carries:
- the LOC105341925 gene encoding myb/SANT-like DNA-binding domain-containing protein 4 → MDEVDILYDMLMPNVSTADTEETVCTISPPLVSSTPKRKPTWTDLEQSVLLEEVTKKEKSQFGKFKGCGRGKKERETAWEDVAKAVSQVGVYVRTGKEAGKQYANLKCRAKDKISQMKRPKTGGGPKPQSPTPIERAVIDSMDGRPSLQGLDSGIDTGDVMDFESSVECHQSTSSSLSTTSSTVPAPKTPTVSHCGQSTSNKKQSLMDLQKQLLMKEMEKMEMEMEVMELKKEKLKEEIHLLKLKTEKLISEQ, encoded by the exons ATGGACGAAGTCGACATACTGTACGATATGCTTATGCCGAATGTTAGCACCGCAGATACAGAAGAAACTGTTTGTACGATATCGCCGCCGCTCGTCTCTAGTACCCCGAAAAGGAAACCAACATGGACAGATCTCGAACAGAGTGTTCTCTTGGAAGAAGTAACCAAAAAGGAGAAGTCTCAATTTGGAAAGTTTAAGGGGTGTGGTAGAGGGAAAAAAGAACGGGAGACAGCATGGGAAGATGTGGCAAAAGCGGTTTCCCA AGTTGGTGTTTATGTCCGAACAGGAAAAGAAGCTGGAAAACAGTATGCAAACTTGAAATGCAGAG CTAAGGATAAAATTTCACAGATGAAGAGGCCTAAAACCGGTGGAGGACCGAAACCCCAGTCCCCCACCCCCATAGAACGAGCCGTCATCGACTCAATGGACGGTCGGCCCTCACTTCAGGGTCTCGACTCCGGCATTGATACTGGAG ATGTAATGGACTTCGAGTCGAGCGTGGAGTGCCACCAGTCAACGTCATCATCTCTGAGCACCACCAGTTCAACCGTTCCGGCTCCCAAAACCCCGACTGTGAGTCATTGTGGTCAATCTACATCCAACAAAAAGCAAAGTTTGATGGATCTACAAAAACAGCTACTGATGAAGGAAATGGAAAAGATGGAGATGGAAATGGAAGTCATGGAATTAAAGAAGGAGAAACTGAAAGAGGAAATTCATCTTTTGAAGTTAAAGACGGAGAAATTAATCAGTGAACAATAA